In one Pseudodesulfovibrio tunisiensis genomic region, the following are encoded:
- the fliP gene encoding flagellar type III secretion system pore protein FliP (The bacterial flagellar biogenesis protein FliP forms a type III secretion system (T3SS)-type pore required for flagellar assembly.), with protein sequence MTAKTRNSLLLLAGAALALLPCLAWAQEPIIPKLSMQLAAGQAEPESVSVLLELLFLFTILSLAPAIMLTMTSFTRIIVVFHFLRQAMGTQQMPPNQVLASLAIFMTFAIMYPVGKAINDTALQPYLNEEIGFQEALDRAQEPAREFMFKHTREKDLSIFYSITQEDRPKSRAEVPTLLLVAAYTISELKTGFTIGFLIYIPFLILDMVVASILLSMGMMMLPPVMVSLPFKILLFILVDGWNLLIGSLVNTFQ encoded by the coding sequence ATGACGGCAAAGACTCGAAATAGCCTGCTGCTTCTGGCCGGGGCCGCACTGGCCCTGCTGCCGTGCCTTGCCTGGGCACAGGAGCCCATCATCCCCAAGCTCAGCATGCAGCTCGCCGCGGGACAGGCCGAGCCGGAAAGCGTTTCCGTGCTGCTGGAGCTGCTCTTCCTGTTCACGATCCTGAGTCTGGCTCCGGCCATAATGCTGACCATGACTTCGTTCACGCGCATCATCGTGGTCTTCCACTTTCTGCGTCAGGCCATGGGAACCCAGCAGATGCCGCCCAATCAGGTGCTTGCCAGCCTCGCCATATTCATGACCTTTGCCATCATGTACCCCGTGGGCAAGGCCATCAATGACACGGCGCTGCAACCGTACCTGAACGAGGAAATCGGGTTTCAGGAAGCACTGGACCGCGCTCAGGAACCGGCCCGGGAATTCATGTTCAAGCATACCCGGGAAAAGGACCTGTCCATTTTCTATTCCATCACGCAGGAAGACAGACCCAAAAGCCGCGCCGAGGTGCCCACGCTCCTGCTCGTGGCCGCGTACACCATCTCCGAACTCAAGACCGGCTTCACCATCGGATTCCTGATCTACATTCCCTTTTTGATTCTGGACATGGTCGTGGCCTCGATCCTGCTCTCCATGGGCATGATGATGCTGCCGCCGGTCATGGTGTCCCTGCCGTTCAAGATTCTGCTCTTCATTCTCGTCGATGGCTGGAACCTGCTCATCGGTTCCCTTGTGAACACCTTTCAATGA
- the fliO gene encoding flagellar biosynthetic protein FliO — MGFAAEHAAKAMELPAVDTGSTILTMAGYLCLLLALLFAVYYMLRRYGPKGLGSARNGAGPHLLGRLMLGNRQSVAVVRYRDRELVLGVTEQNISLLAETEAGDEPPESGPNFASVLKRNRDDDGKDSK, encoded by the coding sequence GTGGGATTTGCGGCGGAACACGCTGCCAAGGCAATGGAGCTGCCTGCCGTGGACACGGGATCGACCATCCTGACCATGGCCGGCTATCTGTGCCTGCTTTTGGCCCTGCTGTTTGCGGTCTACTACATGCTCAGGCGCTACGGCCCCAAGGGGCTGGGATCGGCCCGCAATGGCGCGGGCCCGCATCTGCTCGGCAGACTCATGCTGGGGAATCGGCAGAGCGTGGCCGTGGTCCGCTACCGCGACAGGGAACTCGTGCTCGGCGTGACCGAACAGAACATCTCTCTGCTGGCCGAGACCGAGGCAGGAGACGAGCCGCCCGAATCCGGGCCGAATTTCGCATCCGTGCTCAAGAGGAACAGGGACGATGACGGCAAAGACTCGAAATAG
- the fliN gene encoding flagellar motor switch protein FliN translates to MSDDQDKLAQEWADALMDGGDVPDPAAAGDGPPDDEALADEWAAALADQEQDEVRNEKEQAFLATQTKDAEFRDMTAEAKQQANVSSGKRDLDFILDIPLEVSAELGRTRLLINELLQLGQGSVVELNKLAGEPLEIYVNGKLVARGEAVVINEKFGIRLTDIISPIERVKQLG, encoded by the coding sequence ATGAGCGACGATCAGGATAAACTGGCGCAGGAATGGGCTGACGCACTGATGGACGGCGGCGACGTTCCCGACCCGGCCGCTGCCGGGGACGGCCCGCCGGACGACGAGGCTTTGGCCGACGAATGGGCTGCCGCCCTTGCGGATCAGGAGCAGGACGAGGTCCGAAACGAAAAGGAACAGGCTTTTCTGGCCACCCAGACCAAGGACGCGGAGTTCCGGGACATGACTGCCGAGGCCAAACAGCAGGCCAATGTCTCGTCCGGCAAGCGCGATCTGGATTTCATTCTGGACATTCCCCTTGAGGTCTCGGCCGAACTGGGCCGCACCCGGCTGCTCATCAACGAGCTGCTGCAACTCGGGCAGGGGTCTGTGGTGGAGCTGAACAAGCTCGCTGGCGAACCGCTGGAAATCTACGTGAACGGCAAGCTCGTGGCACGCGGTGAGGCCGTGGTTATCAACGAGAAGTTCGGCATCCGGCTGACCGACATCATCAGCCCGATCGAACGGGTGAAGCAGCTTGGCTGA
- a CDS encoding flagellar basal body-associated FliL family protein: MADAELQEEKKKGGMLKWIIIAVVLLALAGGGYFAYTQFFAAPSEENAAQEDEAQVPAEQLEGQLVPLPVFLVNLADPLGRRYLKLGLEVEIKDAEAQAAMDKSMAKIKDSLLLLLSSKTYDELSTMQAKIELKQEIVDRLNQIIGNGNVLRVYITEMVIQ; this comes from the coding sequence GTGGCTGACGCAGAACTCCAGGAAGAGAAAAAGAAAGGCGGAATGCTCAAATGGATCATCATCGCGGTGGTGCTTCTGGCCTTGGCCGGAGGCGGCTATTTCGCGTATACGCAATTCTTTGCGGCTCCGTCCGAGGAAAACGCAGCGCAGGAGGACGAAGCTCAGGTTCCGGCGGAGCAGCTTGAAGGCCAGCTCGTGCCCCTGCCCGTGTTTCTGGTGAATCTGGCCGATCCTCTGGGGCGACGCTATCTCAAGCTCGGGCTGGAAGTGGAGATCAAGGACGCCGAAGCGCAGGCCGCCATGGACAAGAGCATGGCCAAGATCAAGGATTCCCTGCTGCTCCTGCTTTCCAGCAAGACCTACGACGAACTTTCCACCATGCAGGCCAAGATCGAGCTCAAACAGGAAATCGTGGATCGGCTGAACCAGATCATCGGCAACGGCAACGTGCTGCGGGTCTACATCACGGAAATGGTCATCCAGTAA
- a CDS encoding OmpA/MotB family protein: MAKKKKKTCPPLALWLVTFSDLTTLLLTFFVLLLSMSSMDNSLITTVTLTTGDLGLLDKRGSGRASAKERLVAELMDKPWEVLDKKDRIKDLLFPDEILPPDIDRQELDRNLDILAKPDGVALVFTDNLLFDPGSGELSIAGRALIDQLVPLLSLNPAPVNIAGYTDSTEDAPYALSGDRALAVLAYLVQAGIPDRRFSLSAYGAAFPVIDRYGNPLDTAMNRRVEILLKTARPVGGYI, translated from the coding sequence GCTGCTCACGTTTTTCGTGCTTCTGCTCTCCATGTCCTCAATGGACAATTCCCTGATCACCACCGTGACCCTGACCACGGGCGACCTCGGGCTGCTGGACAAGCGCGGCTCGGGGCGTGCCTCGGCAAAGGAGCGGCTGGTCGCGGAACTCATGGACAAGCCATGGGAAGTGCTGGACAAGAAGGACCGCATCAAGGACCTGCTGTTCCCGGACGAAATCCTGCCGCCGGACATCGATCGGCAGGAACTGGACCGGAATCTCGACATTCTGGCCAAGCCCGACGGTGTGGCACTGGTGTTCACGGACAACCTGCTTTTCGATCCGGGCTCGGGCGAACTGTCCATTGCGGGCAGGGCGCTCATCGACCAGCTCGTGCCTCTGCTTTCCCTGAATCCGGCCCCGGTCAACATTGCGGGCTACACCGATTCGACCGAGGACGCACCCTATGCCCTGTCCGGAGACAGGGCGCTGGCAGTGCTCGCCTACCTCGTACAGGCAGGCATCCCGGACAGGCGGTTCTCCCTGTCCGCATACGGCGCGGCCTTTCCCGTGATCGACCGATACGGCAACCCGCTGGACACGGCCATGAACCGGCGGGTGGAAATTCTGCTCAAGACGGCCCGGCCCGTGGGCGGATACATTTAG